A region of Kwoniella shivajii chromosome 11, complete sequence DNA encodes the following proteins:
- a CDS encoding RuvB-like helicase 2, producing the protein MSQAANISLQSSSVRDVTKMERIGAHSHIHGLGLDSNLEPRANSQGMIGQGKARKAAGVILKMVQEGRIAGRAILMAGPPSTGKTALAMGMTQTLGSDVPFVMLTASEVFSLEMSKTESLTQAFRRAIGVRIKEETELIEGEVVEIQVDRSVTGATKTGRLTLKTTDMETVYDLGSKMIDQLQKEKVLAGDVVSIDKASGRISKLGRSFGRAKDYDAMGADTRFVACPDGELQNRKEVVHTVSLHEIDVINSRTQGFLALFAGDTGEIKPELRDQINTKVAEWREEGKAEIVPGVLFIDEVHMLDIECFSFLNRAMENELAPLVVMASNRGITRIRGTKYKSPHGIPVDLLDRMLIISTKKYDEDEIREIVKIRAEEEDVKLSIESLDLLATMGIQTSLRYSLNLIAPSHLIAQRRKSPQVDVEDVRLAYKYFCDVERSAQYAKETTGMMFGETEEIGSNGMQVDQ; encoded by the exons ATGTCACAGGCCGCCAATATATCCCTTCAATCTTCCTCCGTCCGAGATGTCACCAAGATGGAACGTATTG GTGCCCACTCTCATATTCATGGTCTGGGCCTCGACTCCAACCTCGAGCCCCGAGCGAACTCACAAGGAATGATAGGTCAAGGTAAAGCAAGAAAAGCTGCTGGTGTCATATTGAAAATGGTGCAAGAAGGTAGAATAGCAGGTAGAGCTATATTAATGGCTGGTCCTCCAAGTACAGGAAAGACTGCTCTAGCAATGG GTATGACTCAAACTTTAGGATCAGATGTACCATTTGTCATGTTGACTGCATCTGAAGTATTTTcattggag ATGTCAAAAACTGAATCATTGACTCAAGCTTTCCGACGTGCGATTGGAGTGAGAATAAAGGAAGAGACtgaattgattgaaggtgaagtagtGGAAATCCAAGTTGACAGAAGTGTTACCGGG GCAACGAAGACAGGTCGATTGACACTGAAAACGACGGATATGGAGACTGTATATGATTTAGGATCTaaaatgattgatcaattgcagaaagagaaggtttTGGCGGGCGATGTTGTCAGTATAGACAAGGCTTCAGGAAGAATATCGAAACTGGGTAGAAGTTTCGGTAGAGCAAAAGATTACGATGCCATGGGAGCAGAC ACTCGATTCGTCGCATGTCCAGACGGCGAACTTCAAAATAGAAAGGAAGTCGTTCACACCGTATCTTTACATGAGATTGACGTTATCAACTCTCGTACACAGGGTTTCTTAGCTTTGTTTGCTGGTGATACTGGAGAGATCAAGCCTGAGTTAAGAGATCAGATCAACACCAAAGTAGCGGAATGGAGGGAAGAGGGTAAAGCCGAAATTGTTCCAGGT GTCTTATTCATAGATGAAGTGCACATGCTAGATATAGAATGTTTCTCTTTCTTAAATAGAGCAATGGAGAACGAGTTAGCACCTTTAGTAGTCATGGCATCAAATAGGGGTATAACAAGGATAAGAGGTACAAAATACAAATCACCTCATGGTATTCCGGTAGATTTATTGGACAGAATGTTGATCATCTCAACAAAGAAatatgacgaagatgagatcagaGAGATTGTTAAGATAAG agctgaagaagaagatgtaaaacTCTCCATTGAATCTTTGGATCTTCTAGCTACAATGGGTATTCAGACTTCATTACGTTATTCGCTCAATTTGATCGCTCCTTCTCACCTTATAGcgcaaagaagaaaatcacCTCAAgtggatgtagaagatgttAGATTAGCATACAAGTATTTCTGTGACGTTGAAAGATCTGCTCAGTACGCAAAGGAAACCACTGGAATGATGTTCGGTGAAACTGAAGAAATCGGTTCGAATGGAATGCAAGTTGATCAATAG